The DNA segment TACCTCTCGACCAATCTCTGGATCGGATGGCAGCAGTGGCGCCGCGAAAAAATCGAGCGGCTGGTGAGCAAATGGAACGTATCCGCGAGCGCTACTACCTGAGTTATCCGCGCGCGCTCATCAAGGAGCCGATTCTCTATCATCTAGTCAAGAAATTTGACCTGGTGTTTAACATCCGCGGCGCGAGCGTCTCGGAGGAGATGGGCCTGGTCGCCGTCGAATTCGAGGGCAGCAACGATCAGATCGAGCGCGCGTTGGCGTGGCTGCGCCAGTCCGGGGTCACGGTCGAACCGATCGAGAAAAACGTCATCGAGTAGCTCAGCGAACGAGGTCCAAATGCCATTGCACAAGATGCTGCCCGCGATACTGATGGTATGGTTTTTCGCGATTGGAACCGGAGCCGCCCACGCGCAGGGAGCGCGGACAACCGCCAAGGATGCCGCAAG comes from the Candidatus Binataceae bacterium genome and includes:
- a CDS encoding NIL domain-containing protein — encoded protein: MERIRERYYLSYPRALIKEPILYHLVKKFDLVFNIRGASVSEEMGLVAVEFEGSNDQIERALAWLRQSGVTVEPIEKNVIE